In a single window of the Deinococcus aetherius genome:
- a CDS encoding TetR/AcrR family transcriptional regulator translates to MSGKPDTRTRILDVAQGLVQERGDHAVRYKDIGEWLGLCNASIHHHFPGKTGLGASLVRRYRERRERLLESLAAHPSARRLDRYVAASREVVHEDGRIRLCTVLAAEDRSLPEAIRGEVSIFSDLNEDWLSRVLEEGRGQGELHFPGDPRETGSTFLATLEGAMLLARSSRDPGRFEHICRRSVAALRAA, encoded by the coding sequence ATGTCCGGGAAGCCAGACACGCGAACCCGGATTCTGGATGTGGCGCAGGGGCTCGTTCAGGAGCGCGGGGACCACGCCGTCAGGTACAAGGATATCGGCGAGTGGCTGGGGCTGTGCAATGCCAGCATCCACCACCACTTTCCAGGCAAGACCGGCCTCGGGGCCTCCCTCGTCCGGCGGTACCGGGAGCGCCGGGAGCGCCTGCTGGAGAGCCTCGCCGCCCACCCTTCCGCCCGGCGCCTCGACCGCTACGTCGCGGCCTCCCGCGAGGTCGTCCACGAGGACGGACGTATCCGCCTGTGTACCGTCCTGGCCGCCGAGGACCGCAGCCTTCCCGAGGCTATTCGCGGCGAGGTGAGCATATTTTCCGACCTCAACGAGGACTGGCTCTCCCGCGTGCTTGAGGAGGGGCGCGGGCAAGGGGAGCTGCACTTTCCCGGCGACCCCCGCGAGACCGGCTCCACCTTCCTCGCCACCCTGGAGGGCGCCATGCTGCTCGCCCGCTCGTCGCGTGACCCCGGCCGCTTCGAGCACATCTGCCGCCGCAGCGTGGCCGCCCTGCGCGCCGCCTGA
- a CDS encoding isocitrate lyase/PEP mutase family protein: MTQTPPTDLARRARTLLDLHTAPDILTLANVWDVVSAQVVAATGARALATASHSIASTFGYPDGENIPLELHLDMVRRIVQAVDLPVSMDFEAGYGNPGETTRRAIEIGVVGGNLEDQMRPLDEAVTAVEAVMAAGREAGIEFVLNARTDALVRADPEAPRSRVIDEAIRRGRAFLDAGAPVVFVPRLVARDEIQAVVEALGPRKLTVISVPGASLPARELQDLGVARVSTGPFTQRVALTALQDAAAALLAGGTLPEGTRPLN; the protein is encoded by the coding sequence ATGACGCAGACCCCCCCCACCGACCTCGCCCGCAGGGCCCGCACCCTGCTCGACCTGCACACGGCCCCGGACATCCTCACGCTCGCCAACGTGTGGGACGTGGTGTCCGCCCAGGTCGTCGCGGCGACGGGCGCGCGGGCCCTCGCCACGGCCAGCCACTCCATCGCCTCCACCTTCGGCTACCCGGACGGGGAGAACATCCCGCTGGAATTGCACCTCGACATGGTGCGCCGCATCGTGCAGGCGGTGGACCTGCCCGTCTCCATGGATTTTGAGGCGGGTTACGGCAACCCCGGCGAGACGACACGGCGCGCCATCGAGATCGGCGTGGTCGGCGGCAACCTCGAAGACCAGATGAGGCCGCTGGACGAGGCGGTCACGGCGGTGGAGGCGGTCATGGCCGCCGGGCGCGAGGCGGGCATCGAGTTCGTCCTCAACGCCCGCACGGACGCTCTCGTGCGCGCGGACCCGGAGGCGCCACGCTCGCGGGTGATCGACGAGGCGATCCGCCGGGGGCGGGCCTTCCTCGACGCCGGGGCGCCGGTGGTCTTCGTGCCCCGGCTCGTCGCCCGCGACGAGATTCAGGCGGTCGTGGAGGCGCTGGGGCCGCGCAAGCTCACGGTGATCAGCGTGCCCGGCGCGAGCCTGCCCGCCCGGGAATTGCAGGACCTCGGGGTCGCGCGCGTCTCCACGGGTCCCTTCACCCAGCGTGTGGCCCTCACCGCCCTTCAGGACGCCGCCGCCGCCCTCCTCGCGGGGGGAACGCTGCCCGAGGGCACCCGGCCCCTCAACTGA
- a CDS encoding DUF3809 domain-containing protein, giving the protein MLIEAEQRFTLPHPGGREAALAFVRDAGVALSKVRFLRGLVGSAQWVTGELVVPVPVLGEVDLPFRSLLSVTPDGAALVPQPLGGERAWVEVAGQASVDGAGVVAFQFHFRAHLHTPQAEGWGGAAFEKMARAAAARTLERVSGELPAGIGEAMGAQEAREP; this is encoded by the coding sequence GTGCTGATCGAGGCCGAGCAACGGTTCACCCTCCCCCACCCGGGGGGGCGGGAGGCGGCCCTCGCCTTCGTGCGCGACGCGGGGGTGGCCCTGTCAAAGGTGCGCTTCCTGCGCGGCCTGGTGGGAAGCGCGCAGTGGGTCACGGGCGAACTCGTCGTCCCCGTGCCCGTCCTCGGGGAGGTGGACCTGCCCTTTCGCAGCCTCCTGAGCGTTACCCCCGACGGCGCGGCCCTCGTGCCGCAGCCCCTCGGCGGGGAGCGGGCGTGGGTCGAGGTCGCCGGGCAGGCCAGCGTGGACGGCGCGGGCGTGGTCGCCTTCCAGTTTCACTTCCGCGCGCACCTCCACACCCCGCAGGCGGAGGGCTGGGGCGGCGCCGCCTTCGAGAAGATGGCCCGTGCCGCCGCCGCCCGGACGCTGGAAAGGGTGTCGGGGGAACTCCCGGCGGGAATCGGGGAGGCGATGGGCGCCCAGGAAGCGCGCGAACCGTGA
- a CDS encoding DUF3248 domain-containing protein, whose product MSDPTRPDPPAPEETRPELPAELARQLETLGAQLVWRVGKDELSDDVVVRLGFASATPRFAHLPRLRSVADTELQAAVQENRVVIEWVD is encoded by the coding sequence ATGAGCGATCCGACCCGCCCCGACCCTCCCGCCCCGGAGGAGACCCGGCCCGAGTTGCCCGCCGAACTCGCCCGGCAACTGGAGACGCTGGGGGCCCAGCTCGTGTGGCGGGTCGGCAAGGACGAACTCAGCGACGACGTGGTCGTGCGGCTGGGCTTCGCCTCGGCCACCCCCCGCTTCGCGCACCTGCCCAGGCTGCGCAGCGTGGCGGACACCGAGTTGCAGGCCGCCGTTCAGGAAAACCGCGTGGTGATCGAGTGGGTGGATTGA
- a CDS encoding SIR2 family NAD-dependent protein deacylase, with the protein MNLAEARAALRSARRVAVLTGAGVSAESGIPTFRDAQTGHWARFRPEDLASPGAYRRDPETVWQWYAGRYADVTRARPNPAHLLLADLERQKGGGFFLATQNVDGLHARAGSGSGGGRLVELHGNLTTARCEVCGTVAPLPAPEDFTPPPSCPVCRSRMRPNIVWFGEYLPEDALEAATNAFREAEVALIVGTSGVVYPAAGLALEARGAGAVVIEVNPEATELTSSLSYSVRDVASWGLAALLEAGQSR; encoded by the coding sequence ATGAATCTCGCCGAGGCCCGCGCCGCCCTCCGCTCCGCCCGCCGGGTGGCCGTGCTGACCGGCGCGGGCGTGAGCGCCGAGAGCGGAATCCCCACCTTCCGCGACGCGCAGACGGGTCACTGGGCGCGCTTCCGCCCGGAAGACCTCGCCAGCCCGGGGGCCTACCGCCGCGACCCGGAGACGGTGTGGCAGTGGTACGCGGGCCGCTACGCCGACGTGACGCGCGCCCGGCCCAACCCGGCGCACCTCCTGCTGGCCGACTTGGAGAGGCAGAAGGGCGGGGGCTTCTTCCTGGCGACGCAGAACGTGGACGGCCTGCACGCCCGGGCGGGAAGCGGGTCGGGCGGTGGGCGGCTCGTCGAACTCCACGGCAACCTCACCACCGCCCGCTGCGAGGTGTGCGGCACGGTGGCGCCCCTGCCCGCCCCCGAGGACTTCACCCCGCCGCCGAGCTGCCCCGTCTGCCGCTCGCGGATGCGGCCCAACATCGTGTGGTTCGGCGAGTACCTGCCCGAGGACGCGCTGGAGGCGGCCACCAACGCCTTCCGGGAGGCCGAGGTCGCCCTGATCGTGGGCACGAGCGGCGTGGTGTACCCGGCGGCGGGTCTGGCGTTGGAGGCGCGGGGCGCGGGCGCGGTGGTGATCGAGGTGAACCCCGAGGCGACCGAACTCACCTCCTCCCTGAGTTACAGCGTGCGGGACGTGGCCTCATGGGGGCTGGCGGCGCTGCTAGAAGCCGGTCAGTCCAGATAG
- a CDS encoding type II toxin-antitoxin system HicB family antitoxin: MQTTLRLNDDLHRRAKMEAARRGITLTQLVEEGLRAQLEAGAAASRPPVVLPTFDSGLSFNFTPEEIKAMMNDDSEQLARLGLTPEAANPRK, encoded by the coding sequence GTGCAAACGACCCTCCGGCTGAATGACGATCTGCACCGCCGCGCCAAGATGGAGGCTGCCAGGCGGGGAATTACCCTCACGCAGCTTGTAGAGGAGGGGCTGCGGGCACAGCTTGAGGCGGGCGCGGCGGCGTCCCGCCCACCCGTCGTTCTGCCCACTTTCGATTCGGGTCTCTCCTTCAACTTCACGCCGGAGGAGATCAAGGCGATGATGAACGACGACAGCGAACAGCTCGCCAGGCTCGGTTTGACTCCCGAAGCGGCGAACCCCAGGAAATGA
- a CDS encoding TA system VapC family ribonuclease toxin — protein MSYLLDANLLLNAFRQDTPAHVASYGWLTRTLQEGEPVWTTSVNELALLRIATLPALGPLAASPERVFEFLAALHAQPNYRHLELGKAGLNRWRELTLSLNLRGNDLNDAYLAALALEHRLTLVTADAGFARFPGLRVLTPT, from the coding sequence ATGAGCTATTTGCTCGACGCCAACCTGCTGCTCAACGCCTTTCGACAGGACACCCCGGCCCACGTGGCGAGTTACGGGTGGCTTACGCGCACCCTTCAGGAGGGCGAGCCCGTATGGACGACCAGCGTCAACGAGCTTGCCCTCCTGCGGATCGCCACCCTCCCCGCCCTGGGCCCCCTGGCGGCCTCACCGGAGCGTGTCTTCGAGTTCCTCGCCGCCCTGCACGCCCAGCCCAACTACCGCCACCTCGAACTGGGCAAGGCGGGCCTGAACCGCTGGCGTGAACTCACACTCAGCCTGAATCTGCGTGGCAACGACCTGAACGACGCCTACCTCGCCGCGCTGGCCCTGGAGCACCGGCTGACGCTGGTCACGGCGGACGCGGGCTTCGCTCGCTTCCCGGGGCTGCGGGTTCTGACACCGACCTGA
- a CDS encoding RNA 2'-phosphotransferase — MNDEQVSRRLSYLLRHAPGDLGVTLEPGGWAPVQAVLRHLRVPREQLERVVATNNKRRFTLEGGRIRANQGHSVPVDLDLSPAVPPALLYHGTHPGALPAIRREGLRRMSRHHVHLSPDPETARRVGARRGKPVVLTTRAGDMHAAGHVFYLSENGVWLVEVVPPEYLEFPG, encoded by the coding sequence ATGAACGACGAGCAAGTCTCCCGCCGCCTCTCCTACCTGTTGCGGCACGCACCCGGGGACCTGGGCGTCACGCTCGAACCCGGCGGCTGGGCTCCCGTTCAGGCCGTGCTGCGTCACCTGCGCGTCCCCCGCGAGCAACTGGAGCGGGTGGTGGCGACGAACAACAAGCGGCGCTTCACCCTGGAGGGGGGGCGCATCCGGGCGAACCAGGGTCACAGCGTCCCGGTGGACCTGGACCTCTCCCCCGCCGTTCCGCCCGCCCTCCTGTACCACGGCACCCACCCGGGGGCCCTGCCCGCCATCCGCCGCGAGGGATTGCGGCGGATGTCCCGCCACCACGTCCACCTCTCGCCCGACCCGGAGACGGCGCGGCGGGTGGGGGCGCGGCGCGGAAAGCCGGTCGTGCTCACCACGCGGGCCGGAGACATGCACGCGGCTGGACACGTCTTCTACCTCTCCGAGAACGGGGTGTGGCTGGTGGAGGTGGTGCCGCCGGAGTACCTGGAGTTCCCGGGCTGA
- the paaI gene encoding hydroxyphenylacetyl-CoA thioesterase PaaI, which translates to MSYADFLGMTVREATPGRTVVSLRITPDGLNMHGTAHGGLLFSLADEAFAVISNLEARAVAVETHLSFFRPAREGDELIAVATPERVGRTLATYRVEVRRGGEGEVLALFLGTVARREPSRPSE; encoded by the coding sequence ATGAGCTACGCCGACTTCCTGGGCATGACCGTGCGCGAGGCGACCCCTGGGCGCACGGTCGTCTCCTTGAGGATCACGCCAGACGGCCTGAACATGCACGGCACCGCGCACGGCGGCCTGCTCTTCAGCCTCGCCGACGAGGCCTTCGCCGTCATCAGCAACCTGGAGGCGCGGGCCGTCGCCGTCGAGACCCACCTCAGCTTCTTCCGCCCGGCCCGTGAGGGAGACGAACTCATTGCGGTCGCCACCCCCGAGCGGGTGGGCCGCACCCTCGCCACCTACCGGGTCGAGGTCCGGCGCGGCGGGGAAGGAGAGGTGCTGGCGCTCTTCCTGGGCACGGTCGCTCGGCGAGAGCCTTCGCGTCCTTCGGAATAA
- a CDS encoding single-stranded DNA-binding protein, whose translation MLHIEFITDLGARVTVDVESEGKLLDVQRQYGRLGWTSGDVPTGGYQFPLENEPDFDWSLIGARKWTNPEGEEMILHKGHAYRRRELEAVDSRKLKLPAAVKYSRGAKNTDPDHVREKADGEFEYVTLAIFRGGRRQERYAIPGGAGAGRAPAANASRPAPARPQAAPTRTATVPRVEDEETPF comes from the coding sequence ATGCTGCATATCGAATTCATCACCGACCTGGGCGCGCGGGTGACCGTGGACGTGGAGAGCGAAGGAAAGCTGCTGGACGTGCAACGCCAGTACGGGAGGCTGGGTTGGACGAGCGGCGACGTGCCGACCGGGGGCTACCAGTTCCCGCTGGAGAACGAGCCGGACTTCGACTGGTCGCTGATCGGCGCCCGCAAGTGGACGAACCCCGAGGGCGAGGAGATGATCCTGCACAAGGGGCATGCCTACCGCCGCCGTGAGCTGGAGGCCGTGGACAGCCGCAAGCTGAAGCTCCCCGCCGCCGTGAAGTACAGCCGGGGCGCCAAGAACACCGACCCCGACCACGTCCGCGAGAAGGCCGACGGCGAGTTCGAGTACGTCACCCTGGCGATCTTCCGGGGCGGCCGCCGTCAGGAACGCTACGCCATCCCCGGCGGCGCGGGCGCAGGTCGTGCCCCTGCCGCGAACGCCTCCCGCCCGGCCCCGGCCCGTCCTCAGGCGGCGCCCACCCGTACGGCGACGGTGCCGCGCGTGGAGGACGAGGAGACGCCGTTCTGA
- a CDS encoding pyrophosphohydrolase domain-containing protein, giving the protein MTPTSNAARLREFHRALGFVSPERPSVPNADLLALRRTLIREEVAEVEEEFRVLEARLREGETVPPADLAPLAHELADLLYVTYGALDALGIDADPVFAEVHRANLSKAGGPRRADGKQLKPEGWRPADVRGVLEGQEVGSGEWSVGKTPDHSPLPTDH; this is encoded by the coding sequence ATGACGCCCACGTCCAACGCCGCCCGCCTGCGCGAGTTCCACCGCGCCCTGGGCTTCGTCTCCCCCGAGCGGCCCAGCGTGCCGAATGCGGACCTGCTCGCCCTGCGCCGCACCCTGATCCGCGAGGAGGTGGCGGAGGTCGAGGAGGAGTTCCGCGTGCTGGAGGCTCGTCTGCGTGAGGGCGAGACCGTCCCGCCCGCCGACCTCGCGCCGCTCGCGCACGAACTCGCCGACCTGCTGTACGTCACCTACGGGGCGCTGGACGCCCTGGGCATCGACGCCGACCCCGTCTTCGCCGAGGTCCACCGCGCCAACCTGAGCAAGGCGGGCGGTCCCAGACGAGCCGACGGCAAGCAGCTCAAGCCTGAGGGCTGGCGGCCCGCCGACGTGCGGGGGGTACTTGAAGGGCAGGAAGTGGGAAGTGGTGAGTGGTCAGTAGGAAAGACCCCCGACCACTCACCACTTCCCACTGACCACTAA
- a CDS encoding metallophosphoesterase family protein encodes MTDPAAFPLPDRPTRLLLVADHTHPFIYREGFPRGAPEVDLVLAAGDLPGSYLEFLASKLPVPIVYVHGNHANEYVTEGEGRVPPRGVISAHGRVVRAAGLRIAGWGGVPRYRRDGEGQYTPLQARWGLARVGWQARGGVDVLLTHAPPLGPHAGSDYAHRGCPEISEFIARHHPRLVVHGHIHEYEGRREEYTDPGTGARVVNAYGYRVLELPPRARGTTDAAEARAVSKG; translated from the coding sequence ATGACCGACCCTGCCGCCTTCCCCCTCCCAGATCGGCCCACGCGGCTGCTGCTCGTCGCCGACCACACCCATCCCTTCATCTACCGGGAGGGCTTTCCGAGGGGGGCGCCCGAGGTCGATCTGGTCCTCGCGGCGGGGGACCTGCCGGGCTCCTACCTGGAGTTCCTGGCGAGCAAACTCCCGGTGCCCATCGTGTACGTGCACGGCAACCACGCCAACGAGTACGTGACCGAGGGGGAGGGGCGGGTGCCCCCGCGCGGGGTCATCTCGGCCCACGGGCGGGTCGTGCGGGCGGCGGGCCTCAGGATCGCGGGCTGGGGCGGCGTGCCGCGCTACCGCAGGGACGGCGAGGGGCAGTACACCCCCCTCCAGGCGCGCTGGGGGCTGGCGCGGGTGGGCTGGCAGGCCCGGGGGGGGGTAGACGTGCTGCTCACCCACGCCCCGCCCCTCGGGCCGCACGCGGGGAGCGACTACGCGCACCGGGGCTGCCCCGAGATCTCGGAGTTCATCGCCCGGCACCACCCCCGCCTCGTCGTCCACGGGCACATCCACGAGTACGAGGGCCGCCGCGAGGAGTACACCGACCCCGGGACCGGGGCGCGGGTCGTGAACGCCTACGGCTACCGGGTGCTGGAACTTCCGCCGCGTGCCCGGGGAACCACAGATGCCGCCGAAGCCAGGGCCGTGTCTAAAGGCTGA
- a CDS encoding GNAT family N-acetyltransferase, protein MPTAPLPTPRLWLLPLTRAVVETRLRRETFQLPFDLGGHPVPVHFAPAWPGDLLPVFPLFLADFHFGGTDELPGSWIIVERTSHIAVGTVGTKGDPDAAGLVEIGYGLTPEARGRGLMTEAGRTFLPWLLARPDVRGVTAQTARGNRASERVLEGLGFARTGEGWSVEDGPLTVWTCVG, encoded by the coding sequence ATGCCGACCGCGCCGCTCCCCACCCCCCGCCTGTGGCTCCTGCCCCTCACCCGCGCGGTGGTGGAGACGCGGCTGAGGCGTGAAACCTTCCAGCTTCCCTTCGACCTGGGCGGTCACCCGGTCCCGGTCCACTTCGCGCCCGCGTGGCCCGGCGACCTGCTGCCCGTCTTCCCGCTGTTCCTGGCCGACTTCCACTTCGGGGGAACGGACGAGTTGCCCGGCTCGTGGATCATCGTGGAGCGCACGTCCCACATCGCCGTGGGCACGGTCGGCACCAAGGGCGACCCGGACGCGGCAGGTCTGGTCGAGATCGGCTACGGCCTGACCCCGGAGGCGCGGGGCAGGGGCCTCATGACCGAGGCGGGGCGGACCTTCCTGCCGTGGCTCCTCGCCCGGCCCGACGTGCGCGGGGTCACCGCCCAGACCGCCCGGGGCAACCGTGCGAGCGAACGGGTCCTCGAAGGGCTCGGCTTCGCTCGCACGGGAGAAGGGTGGAGCGTGGAGGACGGGCCGCTCACGGTCTGGACCTGTGTGGGCTGA
- the rocF gene encoding arginase, translated as MNVSILGIPMDLGAGRRGVDMGASALRNAHLAGRLRGLGHTVTDLGDVPVALPETLDKHTNAGLVFLEPILDACRATVERIAELPEDAFPITLGGDHSISMGTVTGNALRGGGTGQRTGVIWVDAHTDYNTPQTSPSGNIHGMPLAHLTGLGDPRLAGLGGGWHVCPQDIVMIGIRSVDARERELLRGAGIKAYTMKDVDQLGITRVTEETLERLSGVSRLHVSFDADALDPGVAPGVGTPVPGGLTYREGHLLMELLSESGRVTSLDIVEVNPVLDTRNQTAELMVGMAASLLGQRIL; from the coding sequence ATGAACGTCTCGATTCTGGGAATTCCGATGGACCTGGGCGCCGGGCGGCGCGGGGTGGACATGGGCGCCTCGGCGCTGCGCAACGCGCACCTGGCGGGGAGGCTGCGGGGGCTCGGGCACACCGTCACCGACCTCGGGGACGTGCCCGTGGCCCTGCCCGAAACCCTCGACAAACACACGAACGCCGGGCTCGTCTTCCTGGAGCCGATCCTGGACGCCTGCCGCGCCACGGTGGAAAGGATCGCAGAACTGCCGGAGGACGCCTTTCCGATTACCCTGGGCGGCGACCACTCGATCAGCATGGGCACGGTGACGGGCAACGCGCTGCGCGGCGGGGGAACGGGCCAGCGCACCGGCGTGATCTGGGTGGACGCCCACACCGACTACAACACGCCGCAGACGAGCCCCAGCGGCAACATCCACGGGATGCCCCTCGCGCACCTCACGGGCCTGGGTGATCCCCGACTCGCCGGGCTGGGCGGCGGCTGGCACGTCTGCCCGCAGGACATCGTGATGATCGGTATCCGCAGTGTGGACGCCCGCGAGCGCGAGTTATTGCGGGGGGCGGGCATCAAGGCCTACACGATGAAGGACGTGGACCAGCTCGGTATCACCCGCGTCACCGAGGAAACCCTCGAACGCCTCTCCGGCGTTTCCCGCCTCCACGTCTCCTTCGACGCCGACGCCCTCGACCCCGGCGTGGCCCCCGGCGTCGGCACCCCCGTTCCTGGCGGCCTGACCTACCGCGAGGGTCACCTCCTGATGGAACTCCTCAGCGAGTCGGGCCGCGTCACCAGCCTCGACATCGTGGAGGTCAACCCGGTGCTTGACACCCGCAATCAGACGGCGGAGCTGATGGTGGGCATGGCGGCGAGCCTGCTGGGGCAGCGGATTCTGTGA